In Sceloporus undulatus isolate JIND9_A2432 ecotype Alabama chromosome 7, SceUnd_v1.1, whole genome shotgun sequence, one DNA window encodes the following:
- the SH2D5 gene encoding SH2 domain-containing protein 5 isoform X1, which translates to MQVATNEATVVQGIRAKPGTMKKQLSACVSPASHPPRGGRIIAKLAEYVGSFIVEGSELQQNDQALHQQLQNLKDCPRRRSVVLKFCLQGLKMYSAEREVLLMAHALKRILYSTCRPADGQFAFVARNPHSSHNQLFCHLFVGSHPSEVQTLHFLLCRSFQLCYLLRHPEEQDWPSTGQSPPEPRRLLDSHVVWKSLNPEEVSQNVNALVSFQRLPCPSDFGSSVSVRERLDLEERGRVGTSRPGNPYCSPILVRKKAIRSKILRSGAYRGCTFEAQLQQCAQDMFYTSWDGKGSRGGLVRLPENEGTLMENVWSFAGIDRDAGVALLRKDVLGAFLLWAEPGSTDQWCLTVRTRCGVIPYQIYQSQVGKFSVEHLNVEFPSIEALLDHYSGTQGGLFCSLTSGRVNHGYEEQDWLAAEGSWREERGRRQASWLQGGSKSLAVPQELG; encoded by the exons ATGCAGGTGGCCACAAATGAAGCAACAGTGGTGCAAG GTATAAGAGCAAAGCCCGGCACCATGAAGAAGCAGCTGTCTGCCTGCGTGAGCCCAGCATCCCACCCTCCAAGAGGAGGAAGGATCATCGCTAAGCTGGCTGAG TATGTGGGCTCCTTCATTGTGGAAGGCTCAGAACTTCAGCAGAATGATCAAGCCCTCCATCAGCAGCTCCAGAACCTGAAG GACTGTCCTAGACGGAGATCTGTGGTCCTCAAGTTCTGTTTGCAGGGCCTGAAGATGTACAGTGCGGAGAGGGAG gTTCTGCTCATGGCCCATGCTCTGAAGCGCATCCTCTACAGCACTTGTCGCCCGGCTGACGGCCAGTTCGCTTTTGTGGCCCGGAACCCACACAGCTCCCACAACCAGCTCTTCTGCCACTTGTTTGTGGGCAGCCATCCAAGCGAG GTCCAGACGCTCCACTTCTTGCTCTGCCGCTCCTTCCAGCTCTGCTACCTCCTGAGGCACCCGGAGGAGCAAGACTGGCCCTCCACTGGCCAGAGCCCACCGGAGCCCAGAAGGCTTCTGGACAGCCATGTGGTGTGGAAGTCCCTCAATCCGGAGGAGGTCTCGCAAAACGTCAATGCGCTGGTCTCCTTCCAGAGGCTTCCGTGCCCCTCGGACTTTGGCTCCTCCGTCAGCGTG AGAGAGCGGCTGGATTTGGAGGAACGAGGCCGGGTAGGCACCTCTCGCCCTGGAAATCCGTACTGCTCCCCGATCCTGGTGCGCAAGAAGGCCATCCGCAGCAAGATCCTCCGCTCTGGCGCCTACCGGGGCTGTACCTTTGAGGCTCAGCTGCAGCAGTGCGCTCAGGACATGT TTTACACCAGCTGGGATGGCAAAGGCAGCAGAGGCGGACTGGTTCGCTTGCCAGAAAACGAAGGCACCCTGATGGAGAACGTTTGGTCTTTTGCTGGCATTGATAG GGACGCTGGGGTGGCCCTGCTCCGGAAGGACGTTCTCGGAGCCTTCCTCCTCTGGGCCGAACCAGGTTCCACTGACCAGTGGTGTCTCACAGTGCGGACGCGGTGCGGAGTCATCCCTTACCAGATATACCAGAGCCAGGTTGGAAAGTTTTCTGTGGAG CATCTGAATGTGGAGTTCCCCAGCATAGAAGCCCTGCTGGACCATTACTCTGGGACTCAGGGGGGCCTCTTCTGCTCCCTGACCTCCGGACGGGTCAACCACGGTTACGAGGAGCAAGACTGGCTGGCGGCGGAGGGGTCTTGGAGGGAAGAGCGGGGACGGCGCCAGGCATCATGGCTGCAAGGTGGCAGCAAGTCTCTGGCTGTCCCTCAGGAGTTGGGCTGA
- the SH2D5 gene encoding SH2 domain-containing protein 5 isoform X2, which yields MKKQLSACVSPASHPPRGGRIIAKLAEYVGSFIVEGSELQQNDQALHQQLQNLKDCPRRRSVVLKFCLQGLKMYSAEREVLLMAHALKRILYSTCRPADGQFAFVARNPHSSHNQLFCHLFVGSHPSEVQTLHFLLCRSFQLCYLLRHPEEQDWPSTGQSPPEPRRLLDSHVVWKSLNPEEVSQNVNALVSFQRLPCPSDFGSSVSVRERLDLEERGRVGTSRPGNPYCSPILVRKKAIRSKILRSGAYRGCTFEAQLQQCAQDMFYTSWDGKGSRGGLVRLPENEGTLMENVWSFAGIDRDAGVALLRKDVLGAFLLWAEPGSTDQWCLTVRTRCGVIPYQIYQSQVGKFSVEHLNVEFPSIEALLDHYSGTQGGLFCSLTSGRVNHGYEEQDWLAAEGSWREERGRRQASWLQGGSKSLAVPQELG from the exons ATGAAGAAGCAGCTGTCTGCCTGCGTGAGCCCAGCATCCCACCCTCCAAGAGGAGGAAGGATCATCGCTAAGCTGGCTGAG TATGTGGGCTCCTTCATTGTGGAAGGCTCAGAACTTCAGCAGAATGATCAAGCCCTCCATCAGCAGCTCCAGAACCTGAAG GACTGTCCTAGACGGAGATCTGTGGTCCTCAAGTTCTGTTTGCAGGGCCTGAAGATGTACAGTGCGGAGAGGGAG gTTCTGCTCATGGCCCATGCTCTGAAGCGCATCCTCTACAGCACTTGTCGCCCGGCTGACGGCCAGTTCGCTTTTGTGGCCCGGAACCCACACAGCTCCCACAACCAGCTCTTCTGCCACTTGTTTGTGGGCAGCCATCCAAGCGAG GTCCAGACGCTCCACTTCTTGCTCTGCCGCTCCTTCCAGCTCTGCTACCTCCTGAGGCACCCGGAGGAGCAAGACTGGCCCTCCACTGGCCAGAGCCCACCGGAGCCCAGAAGGCTTCTGGACAGCCATGTGGTGTGGAAGTCCCTCAATCCGGAGGAGGTCTCGCAAAACGTCAATGCGCTGGTCTCCTTCCAGAGGCTTCCGTGCCCCTCGGACTTTGGCTCCTCCGTCAGCGTG AGAGAGCGGCTGGATTTGGAGGAACGAGGCCGGGTAGGCACCTCTCGCCCTGGAAATCCGTACTGCTCCCCGATCCTGGTGCGCAAGAAGGCCATCCGCAGCAAGATCCTCCGCTCTGGCGCCTACCGGGGCTGTACCTTTGAGGCTCAGCTGCAGCAGTGCGCTCAGGACATGT TTTACACCAGCTGGGATGGCAAAGGCAGCAGAGGCGGACTGGTTCGCTTGCCAGAAAACGAAGGCACCCTGATGGAGAACGTTTGGTCTTTTGCTGGCATTGATAG GGACGCTGGGGTGGCCCTGCTCCGGAAGGACGTTCTCGGAGCCTTCCTCCTCTGGGCCGAACCAGGTTCCACTGACCAGTGGTGTCTCACAGTGCGGACGCGGTGCGGAGTCATCCCTTACCAGATATACCAGAGCCAGGTTGGAAAGTTTTCTGTGGAG CATCTGAATGTGGAGTTCCCCAGCATAGAAGCCCTGCTGGACCATTACTCTGGGACTCAGGGGGGCCTCTTCTGCTCCCTGACCTCCGGACGGGTCAACCACGGTTACGAGGAGCAAGACTGGCTGGCGGCGGAGGGGTCTTGGAGGGAAGAGCGGGGACGGCGCCAGGCATCATGGCTGCAAGGTGGCAGCAAGTCTCTGGCTGTCCCTCAGGAGTTGGGCTGA